The Negativicutes bacterium region GGCAGCTTTATTACAAGAAATAATAGCCGAACAAGGTTTTTCTTTTTTAGTAAAACCGCAATCTAATCAGCTTTTTCCGATTTTGCCAAACTGGTTAATTGCTGAAATATCCAAGCATTATCTTATCTCTACCTGGAGTAAAATTGATGCTGACAATACCTGTGTGCGTTTTTGCACGTCATGGGCAACTAAAAAAGAAGAGATATTAGAATTTAAAGAGTTTTTAAAGCAGGCAGTAACTAATACTAAGCCATAAGAGCCTGCTATAACTCTTTAAATTATTATTAAAATATAGTAAAATAATAATATCTTATGTTAAATAAGGAGTGGGTATTAATGAAGGTTTTATTACATTTAGCGGATGGCTTTGAAGAAATAGAGGCCTTAAGCACTTTGGACATTTTAAGAAGAGCTGATATTGATACCACTACAGTATCAATTATGGGCAGAATTGAAGTGAAAAGTTCTAGAGGCGTAATAATTCAAGCTGATAAAATTTTTTCAGACATTAATTATCAAGAGTTTGATATGATTATTTTACCGGGCGGTCCGGGAACAACGTTGCTAGATCAACATGAAGAATTAAAGAGTCATTTGAAAAATTATGATGCTGAGGGTAAATGGATTGCTGCGCTTTGTGCTGCGCCAAGCGTGCTGGGAAAACTTAATTTATTAAATGGTAAGAACGCTGTTTGTTATCCTGGTTATGAAAATGATTTGCTAGGAGCTAAAGTTTCTTTAAATGAAAAAGTAGTTGTGGACGGGAATATTATTACATCACGTGGGCCTGGGACTTCTTTTGACTTTGCCTTTAAAATTGTAGAAGTTTTAAAGGGTAGTGTCTTGGTTGATGAATTGAAAGTAAAAATGCTAATGAGTTAATAATTGAATATTGACTTTAATATAGAGAAAAGACGTTTGAGCAAATTATTGCTAAACGTCTTTTTCTTATAATAGTCCGGTTAAATGTTGAATTATCAAAGAAACAATTGCTACAGCAAACCAGCAACATAATCCAAGGAAAATTGGTCTGATACCATTTTGTAGTAAATGTTTGATATTGGTGTTTAAACCAATGGCAACCATAGACAGTGTGATTGAAAATTTTCCAAGATTAGTTAATGTAGCTAGGATGTAATGCGGTAAAATATTTGTGGTACAGATAATTGAAGCTACAACAAACCAAAGAATAAACCAAGGAAAAATTTTTCTAACATTGTAGCTTGTTTCTTCTTTATTAATTCTAGTAGCGAAAAATGCTAAAAAGACGGTAATAGGAATAATCATTAAGGCTCTAGTCAACTTTACGATAGTGGCATAATCACCGGCCGGTTGACTATA contains the following coding sequences:
- a CDS encoding DJ-1/PfpI family protein translates to MKVLLHLADGFEEIEALSTLDILRRADIDTTTVSIMGRIEVKSSRGVIIQADKIFSDINYQEFDMIILPGGPGTTLLDQHEELKSHLKNYDAEGKWIAALCAAPSVLGKLNLLNGKNAVCYPGYENDLLGAKVSLNEKVVVDGNIITSRGPGTSFDFAFKIVEVLKGSVLVDELKVKMLMS